Proteins from a genomic interval of Toxoplasma gondii ME49 chromosome Ia, whole genome shotgun sequence:
- a CDS encoding Sterol-sensing domain of SREBP cleavage-activation domain-containing protein (encoded by transcript TGME49_295020~Predicted trans-membrane domain (TMHMM2.0):466-486:498-521:530-553:572-595:599-622:1351-1374), protein MTGPPAWSNRAAVRAQEEQQEDIRRRKEREWEETESFEEGGDPDAASSASEDDCYDDEYYEKFQRDQFSPFECAASFQQAKDRLIHAIGKCFAAYTLVVYKRPWLVITLSLMVSLLLAIGIPLRRVVRDGERQYALPWTRAHNDSLLYSNMFYGNLTRTEIIYVVANVEDTNLLTREFLDALWTFHLEILELSVSVKPEEELIANTTLPPLIFDQLVGGLGVRDPNRRPQDDDFYWPRRLQVTEKDLNSTNGTDWTNRSFLSPTILSSGPQTSSLLLAPDLLSSPSASVTATDLGISIMENISNDSSVAGSSVKIMPPRPSRDYYNAYHMASRGRDEAFFDNQKTANETLGTLQRVGKGDSLESDQMPVVLRNEQISSTIGESKVLHVPFHMSGTPGASGRALAADGGFGMGNFGCIEAYAPAKDRVSGLACRPPLPPGQYGFSNLCLKDKAGVCNPPEGVLFMYNDRREFGQPLGYPRHTSWALATETITELWISQKGLRLNGNGFQVRGTSGFALRYTLADKPHMRPVARAWEAALVKLVENSRWRLPGASIYCKTDQSLEEGLSSSTGFKGSTDILFVLAAGILIFGYVGLVTFSTNHFRSKMVVSIMGAAAAALGYCAGAGLCYLVGLEHTTTATAAPFLVMGIGVDDVFVIINSYSLTFTRTVAKERLTITMRDSGLSITITTLTSIISFVIGATSPYLAIRNFCWITAAGIVGGYLMCITFFLACLSIDACYEERRQQTMARCCLLPVRRLPDTGIQRTRGGISLENEHAPRDIELGDGSKRRVSVNGWTGGLQSSGFRFSLPYTEDEKYLATARHSLLNQHATTVYECVTLQVAMAMTKGCGLSARKHKRGSDDESFKCSSSPTERPERAPKRAPKKRAAKAKAKQKAAAATKRKVESDSLQHPASGCERGASTAAEYAHSSAVIKPKPGAARRGGAKAKAKAMHKGVLWAAANPGTSKVVTTAAAQLRKEEESNEAAGKSPESSAGKQPKNKLGSELQPVKRGKKGGTSAPLDVSASSEKGSHNSGGQKKRASSVQRDEAASAHPTTRAKDEVASVKVETQQMPDESVSFSNGSSDESSPSIAGKRVNRRYGQSGVARATSRAADRGRRCTGFLNNKQYTQAALTRQGGIVKKNNGAKSARRNLGQANKGRTLQTRIPRQKLGATGHREGRPSVCRRGSANTFLGLRDPIVKDPATFNRDEDDESPDLFVPAACVGAQEQPLGLKEQLKKLLDIAEKRQLGAHQTEEEKADAQIADALGPVLQGKPAATVGPGAAVVLAIEEQLRQNPCGDGHNGDAQQPRPKAKATLRRVRMNRRTRRIDHEGDEESAELKGESEEVKPPDRSTPENVVDAFRLASREEEPGKLRSPCDASEENSTGRKQLTEERGKDMAETSHDQLYEVAELPVNAGKGARPRKRHRRVDLLKILTVEDLAEPPGNVGRRLRLIVLRTVGRMLLSPWIKVFLLGGFATLFAVAVVGCARLRKGLDPRHLSPDRSPLRVSFPRQLPVHFESMRWFFICIHIQAGSG, encoded by the exons ATGACTGGTCCCCCTGCCTGGTCAAACCGGGCAGCCGTGCGCGCCCAGGAGGAACAACAAGAGGACAtacgaagacgaaaggaacGAGAATGGGAAGAAACTGAGTCGTTTGAGGAGGGGGGTGACCCAGATGCAGCTTCCTCCGCATCCGAGGATGACTGCTACGATGATGAATACTATGAGAAGTTCCAAAGAGATCAGTTTTCCCCGTTCGAGTGTGCGGCGTCTTTTCAGCAAGCGAAAGACAGGTTGATTCATGCCATAGGCAAATGCTTCGCAGCTTATACTCTAGTGGTCTACAAGCGTCCTTGGCTA GTCatcactctctctctcatggTTTCCCTGCTTCTTGCCATTGGGATTCCACTTCGCCGAGTAGTGAGGGACGGAGAACGACAGTATGCCCTGCCCTGGACTCGTGCTCACAAT GATTCTCTTCTCTATTCGAACATGTTTTACGGCAACCTGACGCGGACCGAGATTATCTACGTCGTCGCAAACGTTGAAGACACGAATCTGCTAACACGTGAATTTCTTGACGCGTTGTGGACGTTCCACCTAGAAATCTTGGAGCTTTCGGTCTCTGTTAAGCCGGAGGAGGAGCTCATAGCAAATACCACTCTCCCACCGCTAATTTTCGATCAACTTGTGGGCGGCCTGGGCGTGCGCGATCCCAACAGACGCCCCCAAGACGACGACTTCTACTGGCCCCGACGGCTGCAAGTCACTGAAAAGGACTTAAACAGCACAAACGGTACTGATTGGACTAACAggtccttcctttctcccaCAATCCTGTCGAGCGGCCCGCAAACGTCCTCTCTTTTGCTGGCACCTGATCTGCTCTCATCTCCATCCGCATCGGTAACGGCAACCGATCTGGGAATTTCCATCATGGAAAATATCTCAAATGATTCCTCGGTCGCTGGCTCTTCTGTCAAGATAATGCCTCCCAGGCCAAGTCGAGATTATTACAATGCTTATCATATGGCATCGCGAGGCAGAGATGAGGCATTTTTTGATAACCAAAAGACTGCAAATGAGACACTCGGGACCCTGCAAAGGGTAGGGAAGGGAGATAGTCTAGAGTCAGACCAGATGCCGGTCGTTCTTCGAAATGAGCAGATCTCCTCAACGATTGGAGAAAGTAAAGTGCTTCATGTTCCGTTTCATATGTCTGGGACACCTGGGGCTTCAGGAAGGGCTCTTGCGGCAGACGGAGGTTTCGGAATGGGTAATTTCGGATGTATTGAGGCATACGCTCCTGCGAAAGACCGAGTCTCCGGTCTCGCCTGCCGGCCACCTCTACCACCTGGCCAGTATGGTTTCTCTAATCTATGTCTGAAGGACAAGGCAGGAGTCTGCAATCCACCTGAAGGGGTGCTCTTCATGTACAACGACCGCAG GGAGTTCGGGCAGCCCCTTGGCTATCCCCGGCACACAAGTTGGGCGCTCGCAACAGAGACAATAACAGAGTTATGGATCAGCCAGAAAGGATTACGACTGAATGGCAATGGGTTTCAGGTTCGTGGAACGTCTGGCTTCGCGCTCCGATACACACTCGCTGACAAGCCGCACATGAGGCCTGTCGCTCGAGCGTGGGAAGCGGCACTGGTTAAGCTGGTTGAAAACTCCCGTTGGCGGTTGCCTGGCGCGTCGATATACTGCAAAACAGACCAGAGCTTGG AAGAGGGTCTCTCGTCTAGCACCGGCTTCAAGGGGAGCACGGACATTTTGTTTGTCTTAGCTGCAGGGATTCTCATATTTGGCTACGTAGGGTTGGTGACCTTCAGCACGAACCATTTTCGCAGCAAGATGGTCGTGTCTATCATGGGAGCAGCTGCCGCTGCGCTTGGATATTGCGCGGGCGCGGGATTGTGTTACCTTGTGGGTCTCGAACACACGACGACGGCCACCGCGGCGCCTTTCCTTGTAATGGGTATTGGCGTAGACGATGTGTTTGTCATTATCAATTCATATTCGCTCACATTCACAAGAACAGTCGCGAAAGAACGGTTGACAATCACAATGCGAGACTCGGGGTTATCGATCACGATAACAACCTTGACGAGTATAATTAGCTTTGTGATTGGAGCGACGTCCCCATATCTGGCAATTCGAAATTTCTGTTGGATTACCGCTGCTGGTATCGTTGGTGGCTATCTCATGTGCATTACATTTTTCCTCGCATGTCTCTCCATCGACGCATGTTACGAAGAACGTCGTCAGCAAACAATGGCGCGGTGTTGCCTTCTTCCAGTCCGACGACTACCAGACACTGGGATTCAAAGGACAAGAGGCGGAATTTCTCTCGAAAATGAGCATGCGCCAAGAGACATTGAATTGGGCGATGGTAGTAAAAGGAGAGTATCCGTCAATGGCTGGACAGGCGGCCTTCAGTCTTCAGGATTCAGGTTCTCATTACCTTACACCGAGGACGAGAAGTACCTTGCGACTGCCAGGCACTCGTTACTCAATCAGCACGCTACCACAGTGTACGAGTGTGTAACTCTGCAAGTGGCGATGGCGATGACTAAAGGTTGTGGATTATCCGCTCGAAAGCACAAAAGAGGAAGTGACGACGAGAGTTTCAAGTGTTCGTCGAGTCCTACGGAACGGCCAGAAAGAGCACCAAAGAGAGCTCCGAAGAAACGAGCTGCCAAGGCAAAAGCTAAACAGAAGGCCGCTGCAGCTACAAAAAGAAAGGTTGAGAGCGATAGTCTTCAGCACCCAGCCTCTGGATGCGAGAGAGGAGCTTCAACGGCCGCGGAATATGCGCACTCCTCTGCCGTCATCAAGCCCAAGCCGGGCGCCGCGCGGCGTGGTGGTGCTAAAGCGAAGGCAAAGGCTATGCATAAAGGTGTTTTATGGGCAGCTGCCAATCCTGGTACAAGTAAGGTAGTAACGACAGCTGCCGCTCAGctgaggaaagaggaggagtCCAATGAAGCGGCAGGCAAGTCACCGGAGTCGTCGGCAGGCAAACAACCTAAAAATAAGCTAGGCTCTGAGTTGCAACCGGTGAAGCGTGGGAAAAAGGGCGGCACATCGGCACCTTTAGATGTGTCCGCaagttcagagaaaggaagtcACAATTCTGGAGGACAAAAGAAGCGGGCATCTTCGGTGCAACGTGATGAAGCGGCATCTGCCCACCCCACGACACGTGCGAAAGATGAAGTTGCTTCGGTAAAAGTTGAGACACAGCAGATGCCAGATGAAtcagtctctttctccaACGGTTCTTCTGATGAAAGCTCTCCCAGCATTGCAGGCAAACGCGTGAATCGACGCTATGGCCAAAGTGGGGTAGCCCGTGCGACATCAAGAGCGGCGGATCGTGGGAGGCGGTGCACAGGCTTTCTAAATAACAAACAGTACACACAAGCCGCACTTACCCGCCAAGGTGGCATCGTAAAAAAAAATAACGGCGCAAAGAGTGCTCGAAGAAATCTAGGACAGGCCAATAAGGGGAGGACACTCCAGACAAGGATCCCCCGCCAGAAACTTGGGGCAACGGGACACCGAGAAGGCCGTCCCTCCGTCTGCCGGAGAGGGTCAGCAAACACATTTCTGGGTTTGCGAGATCCGATAGTCAAGGATCCAGCGACGTTCAAtcgcgacgaagacgatgaAAGCCCCGATCTGTTCGTTCCTGCCGCCTGTGTAGGCGCGCAGGAACAGCCGTTGGGGCTGAAAGAGCAGTTAAAGAAGCTGCTTGACATTGCTGAGAAGCGGCAGCTCGGTGCTCACCAGactgaagaggaaaaggcagaTGCACAGATTGCCGACGCATTAGGTCCGGTTCTTCAGGGCAAACCTGCCGCAACTGTTGGTCCAGGTGCAGCTGTTGTCCTGGCGATCGAAGAGCAGCTGCGCCAGAATCCGTGCGGTGATGGGCATAACGGTGATGCTCAACAACCGCGGCCGAAGGCAAAAGCCACGTTACGTAGGGTTCGAATGAACAGGAGAACCAGGCGAATCGACCACGAGGGTGACGAAGAGAGTGCAGAGCTcaaaggagaaagcgaagaagtgAAACCGCCAGACAGAAGCACACCAGAGAACGTCGTAGACGCTTTCCGGTTGGCTTCTCGTGAGGAGGAGCCGGGCAAGCTACGCTCCCCATGTGATGCTTCAGAGGAAAACAGTACGGGTAGAAAGCAGTTGACAGAGGAACGTGGGAAAGACATGGCAGAAACTAGCCACGACCAGCTCTATGAAGTTGCCGAACTCCCTGTGAATGCAGGAAAAGGCGCGCGGCCACGTAAGAGACACCGCCGCGTGGATCTTCTAAAGATTCTTACTGTCGAAGACCTTGCCGAACCGCCAGGGAACGTTGGCAGAAGGCTGCGGTTGATCGTTCTCCGGACTGTCGGCCGAATGCTGCTGAGCCCGTGGATAAAAGTATTCTTGCTCGGGGGATTCGCCACTTTGTTTGCCGTAGCAGTCGTAGGCTGTGCTAGGCTCAGGAAAGGGCTTGATCCCAGGCATTTATCACCAGATCGCTCCCCGCTCCGAGTTAGTTTTCCACGACAGTTACCAGTGCACTTTGAATCGATGAGGTGGTTCTTTATATGCATTCACATACAGGCAGGCAGTGGTTAA